In Fragaria vesca subsp. vesca linkage group LG5, FraVesHawaii_1.0, whole genome shotgun sequence, the genomic stretch GAAACACCATTGTTCCAATCTTCACTCTTCGTTTCAGTTTCAGCATAAAAATCCATTCCAAATGGAAGAGAGTCCACATAAGATGTCTGATTCCTTCTTACGAGTCCCTCTATGATGACATTGACCCTGAGTAGAGTGCACTGGAAAGATCAAATCAAAGTTCATAAGCATGCGAAAACACTCACAAAAAGAAAAAAAGAAAAAAAAAACTAAAATAACAAACAAACAAACAACAACAACAAATGACAAGATAATCATGATATCCCCCGCCAAACAAATATGTAGGAAATATATTTGAGTAGATTTAAAAAGGCAACAAAAGACGTATATCCCATATATTTGTTTCTCCTATCACAATAAATCAAAACAACCAAGGCCCAAGAGTGTTCATGCTCTGTCTGATAAATCAATGAGACCAGCTTATCCACCCACCATCACATATCGATCAAGCCATATTAGTCAATAATAAATATTCTAACAGAGAATCATTAAAAACCACAAAGACATGGTCAAAGGGATGAATCATCAATAGCATATACAACCGATACATTTCTAGCTCCAGCATAATCGTAAGGAACACAAGAGGTTTATATGAAGCAGAGTATATGTACCTTCCTTCTACATGCCTTTCTAGACTTAGAAGGTGCTTAAGAAACACATGTAGTATATGTAGAGATGCCTGGACAGTGACAACCTATACCAAAAAGAACCAAATCGTCAAAAAATGTGACAATCAGACTGAAAGAACTGAATGAAACACTTGCAATAGTGGACTAAAAACATTACAGAAAAAAAAATAGATATAAGTAGTTTGTAATGTTATTTTTACAGTCCCTAATGTAGCATAGGATGATAAGAAAAAGGTAAAAATAAAAAATAAAAAAAGCTCACAAGCATGAATACTCAGTCCCAAAAAAAAACATCATTTTGTAATAAAGGAGGAAAACTGCTAGAGAAGGAAGAAACCAGTAATCAATTGTTAACAATGTCTTGCAGATGACGCAAGGCAATATAAGGTTGCCACTACAGTTAACATTATGGGAAAGTCACTGTATGTATTCATATGTATATGTATATATACACAGAGAAGAACAGTTATCAGTCTCAAGTTTTGTATCAACAGTTAAAAGTTGAAGATATTGACAGTACTGATAGTAGTGATAGTAGTTTCTGTTTAAAAGTTAGAACAAGACAATTGGTTCAAGGAATCAGAGAATATTAACTATTCAACTCACATTTTGAAGACTGCAGAGGTCGACTAGTGGTTGAAACAGAGCATCCAACTTTATCATTCCATTATTGACCTACAATACCACAATCAAATGAAAGCTGAACAAAACTCATGCAACATAATAAGGGATTCAACATCACTAATGAATATATCTAACAATCGTTCTCCTGTTTATTATGTCACCTATAAGATAATAGCTCAATCGTGAAGAGCAATTCTACCAAAGAACATCTGTTGACCTACTTCAGACAACGTTACACAATAAGAAAGAATGGTACCCATTAGTGACATACAGCATAATATTAGATTGGTTTTGAACATAACATAGTGCCACAACCCATCATGTATTATCCATGAACCAAAGCCAAACCCAGTAAATATATGGATGTCAAAATAGAAGTTCAATCCAAAAGAAGCCATACAAGGAATATTGGCAGGTTCATTACTCTATTTCTGTATCAACCTACAAAACATGACATGATGCCAGGAACATATGTGGCTAAACCATTTTTTAAATACAATTGTTTATTGCTAGTCAAAAAACATTCAATTTTCTCATTCTTATGCATTTAACTTTTGAGGTGATAGCATAAACAATAAAAGATGTCTACCCTCCAATCTAATCCCTCCCAAAACTATCTTAAACCTTGGAAACTTCGATAGCACATCCAGACCATAACCAACACATCTAAGGTTCAGTAGAACTTTCCAAGAAAATATAATTTGGAACTTGATTTGTAAGCTAGGGGTGAAGATATTTCCAGTCTAAAAAGAATTACATATAATTGAATGATATAAGAGTACCTCGGTCAAGACCGAATAAAGATGAGATACTTTTGCAACTTCTGGTTTATGATCGTGCATATTCTGTGAAGCTACTACAGTGTCCATTCCCAGTTTGGAGGATATATTCATGCCAATGCACCCAGAAAGAGAATGGAAATCTGTTTGGCATGCCTTAAGCAAATTGGAAATTACATTTTTCCCCAGCTCTTGTTCATTTGGAGATCCCCAGACAGCTAGCAATTTCTTGGAGAGGTTATCAGATACATGGTGGTCATCATTTTGTATTGGTTGGGCAGAGGCAGTAATTTCATCAGTTTGAATGCCTGCAGATTTAGAGGTTGACACACCTAGCAGAAAGCAAAATAAATAAACATGTAAGAAAAGTATGACGACAAGAAACAAAATTGATTGACGGTGATTTCTAACTCATCTCACCAATAAGACCCCGAGAGCTAGGGTGATGACTTGAAGTTCTTGCCATTTGTAATTGTACAGAAGATTCCCTGCCACCATGGGACCTTGAATAGAAATAAGATACATGCACCCCTCAGGGTCATTAGTATACCAAACAATGGGCAGTAGACTAGAATACCATTGCTTTTTAAATATGAACTTACACCATATAAGATTGATGCCCTGTGAAAAAAGGTTATACTTACAAATTTGCACAATCAGAGATCCTGTCAGCTCCATCTTTCTTTTCATTCCTTGAGATTACAAACTGAAGCTGTTCATCTTTTCTGTCTCTTTCTCTCTTCAGTTTGGAGCACTCTTGTTCCTGCAAGTATAAGAATATTTATTGAATACAGATGACAAGAATTATCTCACAGATAATAATGAGAAAGAGGATCCTATCAGAAATAGAAAACTGAATGCAACTTCAGATGCAACACTGGCAAAGTAGCAAATAGAAAAAAGCAGGACAGAACACCCCCATTTTAAACAAATCTTGACTTCATAGTATACACTGGACTTTATTACAAAAAAAAAAAGTATACACCGGACATAAATGAAAGCATACAAAACAAAAAAAAAGGAAAAGAAAAAATGCATGCGGATCTCTGTACTGCCAATTATTATTAGTTAAAAGCTCAGCTGATAAACTCATGTACATACTTGAATACAGAAAAAGGTACAATGGAACTAACATGACTAGAACATATAGCAAATATAAGAAAAACTTCACCTACAGGAAATATATATATGAGTAGGCCAAAATATGATTACAAAACGAAGAGCAAGACCCTCATTATGCCATGAATAGAGATAGAAACACACAAAAAGACTTACATAATCTGAAAGCCGCTTCAAGACATCCCCAAGCTCCTTCTGCAATTGACATTCATCAACTTTAGTAAGGAAACAAGAAGAAAACATATATTATTCCATCCCAGAAAATCAAAAACTATATAAAATCAGGGAGAATTATGTTCTTTGGAATGCAAGAAAACGAAGGTATACAAGAACTCATGGCTCTTCGAACCCACTTCATAACACCAACAATAGCCAAAAACACTTAATGTCTAACCAGAAAAGAATAACATTTTCTTTTTCAGCAACAATAATCTCTAAGAGAACAATCCTGCATTTCCTAACTAATCAAAAAATTTCAGTTAACTACAGCCAATGCTACATAAAGCTTGACGCTAAGTCACTAATATACTTCCACTTTTCATATACAGACACAAGTAGAAGCAATGCACTAAATCCCTAACCTTCAATCGCCCAATTTCGCGATCCTTCTCACTCCCAAAGGAGCCCGAAGCACAAGGAGGCAACGCCGAAGAAGACGCAGCCATCTGCAAAACCAAAGAAAGCACAAGAACCAATATATATTACCCAAATCTTTTCCACAAATCACAAATCCCTAATTAGAAGGAGGAAAGAATCCCTAACCTTTAATCTCCCAACTTCGGAGCTCCGAACACGCGGCGGCAACGCGGAGGAAGAGGAGACGGCGTTGGAGCGCTGGGAGAGGTGGCGCGGAGGCGAGTAGGTGATCATCGGAGACGGCGGTTCTTGTTTTAACGGCGGCTGAGAATCGGAGATGACGCGCTCTTGCTCTTTGATGAGCGCTTCGACGAAATCCGGTTCCCAATCATCTAAACCGTCGTCGTCGTCGTCCATGGTCGACATCGCTCACTCCACAGTGAAGACTGAAGAGAGTGAGGCCGAGAGTTTGAAAGGGGAAGCGGCAAGGGCTACCGGGGGCTTATATGTTGTTTTTGGAGCTTTTTGGGGTTTCTTTGCAAGTTTTTATACAATTTTGGCCATTGTTTTCACACGTGTGCTGGTATTAGTTTCTTTCTTTCTTTTAGGGTAAAACTCTTCAAAAAGGGTCTGAATGATACTCAAACTTATATTTTGATACCAACAAGAGGTTTGCATCCAAATTTAGAGAATATTGTTTGTGCCTTGCGGTTTAGTTTTCTTTTGGAAATTTAAAAAATTGACGGAGCATGGTGGGCCTAGAATAATGAATTTATTTATTTAACATACTGCAAATATATAAATCTACCCTCTTTACTCAAAGGTAAACAGTTAAATTTTCATCATTGGAGAATCAATTTGTACCAGGTTAGATTATATATCAGAAGTTAGACAGTCTTATAAAGAGTTACAAAAAGAAAGAGAAAAATTAAGAAAACTAAAAGAGCTTCAATCTAAGTTTCATAGAAGTACTAAAAATTATTTGGATATTATCTATCGGATCCAGAAAAGGATCTATCACGTAGAAGAAGAAGTCAAAATTCTCAAAGAGACTTTCGAAGAAGATCAAAAACCCCTTGATTATTTGAGCATCGGTTAGATCCGCCCTAGCTAGTATCAGAGTCTGCTTTACTCAAAAGCAGGTAAGAAAAAGGTTTATGCCACAAAGTTGGCTTCTCTTGACAAACAAAAGAGCATTCAAACTTAAAAATTATCAGTCTTATTGTACTGCAAAAGGAACTAATAAGTGGAAAGTGTGCTTTCATACAAAGCGTATTCAAGACAATCAATACTTCATTGAATACGTTTGTAGGGTATTAAATATTTTCTACGACGAACATATTCGTCTTCAAAGAGAAATCGGAGTAGAAGAGCTTGATTTATCAAGACCAAGCTTAATCAAGTTCCTAGATCATTTATCTAGGGAAAGGTTACAGAACAACTCGAGAGATTTAATCTAAGGATTAATCAACTTGAAGAAATAAATTCAAAAATTGCTAGGCTTGAAATAAAGCTAGATTATCTTAAAGAAAAGCAATATCTGATAGATATTGAAAGAAAATTAGTTTGCACTGAGAATCTTGCAAACAATATCCATCAGCAAGAAGCGGAACTAAGAAATACTCAAGAAAACTTGAAAAAGCTTTTAGAAACACTTATCTCCATAATAGGATGAATCAAAAAGTAGATCTAAAAGTAAAACAGGAGGATGTTAAAAATCTATTAGCTTTTATCATCCTACAGAAAAACTTGCTGAAAATGTGGAGGCAATAATTCATCAACAGAATTATAATATCGCTTATCTCCAGGAGATAGGTACAGACCTCGAATTTCAATTTCGAGAGTTACATAACAAGATCTCAAATCTACAAAAGATGAAGGAAGGAGAAAGTTATGAGAGGATCAATGAAGAAACGCTAGCTCAAAATGTAGCTGGTAAGATCATCATTCCTCCTCCATCCTCACCAATGGGAGAAAGTAGACTAAGGTTTAGTGAACCAAAGCTACTTGAATTAATGGAAAACATAAAAATCTATAACAAAGAGAGATGTGAAGATGCTAAGTAGAATCCTCGGTAAAAGGAACACAATTTCGGTACAGTTAATAAACGCTCAAGAATTTGAGTATAATGAAATCGAATCTAGTGTGCGAGAAGCATCTACTCCTAGATTTAAATTCAATGAGATCTATAAGAAATGATCTTTCATTATGGATTCGCACAGATTCAAGATACTAGAATTAATTGTTCTAGCCACAGGTGGTGAAACATACATCAGATTAATAACTCTAAAGGAAGTAAGTGAAGCCTTCCAGAAAAAATATTCCTATATGCATATTGGAGCAGTCCAAGTAGGAATAAAACTTTTAGCTAGAGATGGAATTGACTGTTTTGTTCTATGTGTTTTGCAAGACGATAGAATAACAGATTTTAAGAAAAGTCTGTTAGGAACAGTAGAAGCTTCCTTACGCAACCAAGTTGCATATTTCAATGTGTTTCCAAACTTCACAACACATCTCAGAGATGTCGCTCACTGTCTAAGACTGAGAATTAAGACAGATGAAATTTCTATGAAGAAAGGGATGATGAAACTTGCGATAGATTATCGAATCTATTATAAGTTGATGAGCTCAAATGTAACTCCCGATACTAGGTTTCTAAATAGCCCTGGGATTACTATAGATGTTTTCACTAACCCAAAAAATAATTCTCAGCAAAAACATGTCACACAATGGCATGAAGTAACATTCCGAAGGGAATAGAATCTGACCCCTCATGTTAAACAACTTGAAAGTACCAAAGCTTCAATTTATGAAGACATGGGAGGAAAAATAAGCTTACAGTTTCATAGGCATTGTGACGACCTGGTTTTTAAAAATAAAATAAAAAATAAAAAAGATATAGTGAATATTATTTATTTTTACTTAGTATTAATTTATATCCATAAATGTATTAGGTATTATTTGGGTGTGTATATTTACAAATGTGTATATATATATATATATGAGAAATTTTAAATACACACCCCTAATATCTTAATACACATCATTTAGTTAATACACCACTTATCAAATTTTTCATTTCAGTATTATATTTAATACACATCCCAAACTGCCTAAAATGCCCTTAATTTATGAAATATTCCGTTATTTATATAATTAATATATATTTACTATTTGGTACCTCTTTTTACATATTATTTCGTCTAATTTTTGCTATCATCGTTCAATTTATAATCAAATTATATTATTGTTATATCCCAACTCCAAATCACCAATACAAGTTTTTAAAAATTCACAAGCTAGTACAACTGTAGAAGTATAGTAGCTATTAAACATAGATAGCTAGTTATTCGATAAAACATGTCATGATAAAGATGCAGTACTTAACAATATGATCTACAAGATCAAATTAAAGCTAATAAAGATGCAGTATTTGACAATATGATCTGTAAGATCAAACTNNNNNNNNNNNNNNNNNNNNATATATATATATATATATATATATACAAGTTTTACCAAAACGTCATGTATAGATATGTTAGCATGTGATTAAATTATCTCAATATTTGGATCGGCCATTAGTTGTGTTATTTGACCCAAGCCCAGTTTAAAGAAAAAAAGCCCAATATCAGTTAACTTATACCTCTGTACACGTTCAACTCCATCGTTCATCTGGTATCTTCATGTTCGGCCTCTGGTCTCTCCATGGTCATCCTCCTCCATTATGTTTCTCCTTGCAAGCACCACTCCACCTAGATTAGAAGATCAGAACCACTATAATGATAATCTTAATTAGAAGCAGGAGTTGTCGTTCTTATAGAAGAAAACTTGGAGAGTCAGTTACCAAAAGCGGGAGGTGGCGATTTTGATTGAACTGGCATATGATTTCATTTTATCCCGAATTCAATTTTAACCTACTTGCATTGTCAAGACCCACCCCAAATTTTACCCTAAAACCTGGAGTTAGTCTTGCGGGGACCACCTCCAAGAAAAATTTACCGAAAAATTCGGCATAACCTCCCTTGAAAATGGACAACCCTATCCTAAAAAAAAATCCAGATAACACTCATATACCAACACATCCAACCTCAACACCTGGAGCCACCCGATCCCCCACAACACATCCACCACACACAAAAAATAATATCATCTTCTAATCCAACACATAAATATCCAATTTATATCATACACCATCCTTTGGATATCTCCCAAATTAATAAACAAAGACTTAGCACACACCTGAACTATTATACAAATAATCCAAAGGTAATCAGAGCTACTAAACACTAGCGGAAGCAATAAAATTTGGTAGTAGGTTAACAGGTAACCTACTGATGAAAGGTGGAAGAGATGTGGGTGACTATGCCTCGCCTCTGACTAGTGCCAACCCGAACTCTGCAGACTGGGCATTTTAAAACGAAAGGCCCAGGGGAAAACATTTGAAACCGTTAGAGTGAGTGGACAAAATAAATTAATAAATAAAATATTTATGCATTCCCGTTTTAATTTTCAAAGAAATTATGCTGCATGCGACAGTTCAAAAACTGGCAATTACATGACTAGCTCCGGCTAGTTTCCAAAACTCAAACAAATGAAGCCTCTCAAGCTAAAGTAATATGTATAAATATGTATGTATTTACACTCATCATACTCCTTGTACGAATTCTAGGAGGGAATAAAAAAAATAGAAATTCGTATAAGGCTACTACGTTTGCGTCTAAAGCTCACGTCACACCATGATGGACTTTTACCTCATTATGGCGGAAAAGCACGAGTGTATATATACTATGCATATTCCCTATATAAATTACTAAATTTATATAGGGCTACGACGATTGCGTTCAACGCTCACATCACACCATAATAGAATTTTACCTCATTATGGCAGAAAAGCACGTATAGCTAGCTAGCATTTATTTATATACATATTATCTTCATAATCATCCATATATGAATATATATTCACCAAAATTCTCAATTTCGGTCATTCTCCAACAAAAGAAAATATTCATCAATAAATCATTTGTATGCACATTATTTAAAACAAAAGTCCACTCACAAATTAGGCCAAAGCCTGATGTCACTCCGAGGCTTCTTCTGCTCAGGCCTCCTCTCGTCCTGT encodes the following:
- the LOC101314185 gene encoding uncharacterized protein LOC101314185; the protein is MSTMDDDDDGLDDWEPDFVEALIKEQERVISDSQPPLKQEPPSPMITYSPPRHLSQRSNAVSSSSALPPRVRSSEVGRLKMAASSSALPPCASGSFGSEKDREIGRLKKELGDVLKRLSDYEQECSKLKRERDRKDEQLQFVISRNEKKDGADRISDCANLSHGGRESSVQLQMARTSSHHPSSRGLIGVSTSKSAGIQTDEITASAQPIQNDDHHVSDNLSKKLLAVWGSPNEQELGKNVISNLLKACQTDFHSLSGCIGMNISSKLGMDTVVASQNMHDHKPEVAKVSHLYSVLTEVNNGMIKLDALFQPLVDLCSLQNVVTVQASLHILHVFLKHLLSLERHVEGSALYSGSMSS